Proteins encoded by one window of Pelecanus crispus isolate bPelCri1 chromosome 8, bPelCri1.pri, whole genome shotgun sequence:
- the LOC104035088 gene encoding neuropeptide Y receptor type 6 has protein sequence MAKAIQHPSEILSNHTISNISYSQFLNFDTCQPSFLAEFLLITAYTLVTIVGLFGNLCLIITIKRRKEVQNVTNILIANLSLSDVLICIMCIPVTVAYTLMDYWIFGETMCKISSFIQSISVTVSIFSLVLIAIERYQLIVNPRGWKPNISHAYWGILFIWGFSLIISIPFLIFHQLTDEPFKILSFHSDFYKNKVACIEAWPSVTERLIFTTSLLVFQYCFPLGFIFICYLRIFVCLRRRHGKIDRMRENESRLSENKRINMMLISIVVTFAACWLPLNIFNVVFDWNYEALMSCNHNLAFTICHLVAMISTCINPIFYGFLNKNFQKDLIVLVLHCRCSASQEEYENIALSNLQTDACKGSLKLNNPPVDI, from the coding sequence ATGGCTAAAGCCATTCAGCATCCCAGTGAGATTCTGTCTAATCACACTATCTCAAACATTAGCTATTCTCAGTTTTTGAACTTTGATACATGCCAACCTTCCTTCCTTGCAGAATTCTTGCTTATTACAGCCTACACATTAGTTACAATAGTGGGGCTTTTTGGAAATCTTTGCCTGATTATTACAATAAAGAGACGGAAAGAAGTTCAAAATGTTACCAACATTTTGATTGCCAACCTCTCTTTGTCGGATGTCTTGATCTGTATCATGTGTATTCCTGTCACAGTTGCATATACGTTAATGGATTACTGGATATTTGGGGAAACTATGTGTAAAATAAGTTCTTTCATACAAAGTATATCTGTGACAGTCTCCATTTTCTCACTTGTACTCATTGCTATTGAGAGATACCAGTTAATTGTGAACCCACGTGGCTGGAAGCCTAATATTTCACATGCTTACTGGGGAATTCTTTTCATCTGGGGGTTTTCGCTCATAATATCCATtccctttttaatatttcaccAATTAACTGATGAACCCTTCAAAATTCTATCTTTCCATAGTGATTTCTACAAGAACAAGGTTGCTTGCATCGAAGCATGGCCATCTGTTACAGAACGACTGATTTTTACCACTAGTCTGCTGGTTTTCCAGTACTGCTTCCCgctggggtttatttttatctgctaTCTCAGGATATTTGTATGTCTTCGAAGGAGACATGGTAAAATAGACAGGATGAGAGAGAACGAGAGCAGGCTGAGTGAAAACAAAAGGATTAATATGATGTTGATATCAATTGTTGTGACTTTTGCAGCTTGCTGGTTGCCTCTTAATATATTCAATGTTGTTTTTGACTGGAACTATGAGGCACTAATGAGCTGTAATCATAATCTAGCATTTACAATATGCCACCTTGTAGCCATGATCTCAACATGTATTAATCCCATCTTTTATGGATTTCTCAACAAGaattttcagaaggatttgATAGTATTAGTTCTCCACTGCAGATGCTCAGCATCACAAGAGGAATATGAAAATATTGCCCTTTCAAATCTGCAAACTGATGCATGTAAGGGATCTCTGAAATTAAATAATCCCCCTGTGGATATCTAA